A single genomic interval of Celeribacter indicus harbors:
- a CDS encoding strawberry notch family protein has protein sequence MNMVFPVANPDTPLAAAPAILAAASLLLPHLERGERVDAATLRSAMETAFGASDATGAWDWKLAYEACEVATVLFLRKYGQAIFRKAAPPAARISVLAKIAALLPTQTRRSDESQNFQQFSTPIPLGLAALTAAAITPDDRVLEPSAGTGLLAILAQTIGGSLILNELAEIRADLLSSLFPTFAVTRFDAAQIDDHLAPDAVPSVVLMNPPFSVMANVSGRASDAAYRHVASALARLAPGGRLVTITGAGFGPEAPAWRDAFIRMQARGRVVFSAAVDGAVYARHGTTINTRLTVIDKLPADDPASFPASPGIAPDVATLIGWIEAHVPQRMPVSLPKIVVLGSTAAPKTVRGYLARSAATPANDPEGVELAYETVDWTPPEGARLSDAIYEEYALQSLRIPGAQPHPTKLVQSAAMASVAPPKPSYRPMLPPDICQRLSDAQLETVIYAGEAHAEHLVGSWTVDEHFDNVSAAPEGAAGSIRFRRGFMLGDGTGAGKGRQSAAIILDNWLRGRRKAIWISKSDKLLEDAQRDWSALGMERLLVTPLSRFPQGKPITLSEGVLFLTYATLRSDDRGERVSRVRQIVEWLGSDFDGVIIFDESHSMQNAGGSKGERGDVAASQQGRAGLRLQHALPDARVVYVSATGATTVHNLAYAQRLGLWGGEDFPFATRAEFVEAIEAGGVAAMEVLARDLRSLGLYTARSLSYDGVAYELVEHQLTDEQRRIYDAYAGAFAVIHNNLDAAMEAANITGSEGTLNRQAKSAARSAFESTKQRFFGHLLTSMKTPTLIRSIDADLEAGHAAVIQIVSTGEALMERRLSEIPTEEWNDISVDVTPREYVGSYLQHSFPVQLYEPFSDGEGNLSSRPVFRDGQPVECREAVARRDELLEQLGSLPPVPGALDQIVQRFGTDMVAEVTGRSRRIVRKGEGASARLAVENRAPSANLAETSAFMDDQKRILVFSDAGGTGRSYHAELSAKNQRLRVHYLLEPGWKADAAIQGLGRTNRTNQAQPPLFRPIATDVKAEKRFLSTIARRLDTLGAITRGQRQTGGQGLFRPEDNLESAYARDALRQLYLLIVRGKVEGCSLERFESATGLKLMDSNGVKDDLPPITTFLNRLLALTIELQGILFSAFEQLLQARIDGAIASGTYDMGLETLKAESFIVTDRQVIHTHPGTGAETRLLTLTERKRNQPVTLDAALAELDDPCARLLINERSGRAAVQIPNTSVMLDDGEIERRVRLIRPMEAMSIPVRAMGETHWIEADHTAFTAAWTAELTEVPEFTDSTLHMVTGLLLPIWKRLPQDSSRVYRLQTDEGERIIGRRVSPAWAANASTSGVTSSLTPDAAYAALIEGRTILDLTEGMQLRRARVMGTNRIELTGFTDAMRDRLRAYGLFSEIISWKLRFFVPVGANGAETLEKLLERFPVTRIGEREAA, from the coding sequence ATGAACATGGTATTTCCCGTGGCCAATCCGGACACGCCGCTGGCGGCTGCGCCCGCGATCCTGGCTGCGGCCAGTCTTCTGCTCCCCCATCTCGAACGAGGTGAACGCGTCGATGCTGCCACCTTGCGCAGTGCGATGGAGACGGCATTCGGTGCGTCCGATGCCACCGGCGCCTGGGACTGGAAGCTGGCCTATGAGGCCTGCGAGGTCGCTACCGTTCTCTTCCTGCGCAAATACGGACAGGCGATTTTCCGTAAAGCCGCGCCTCCGGCTGCACGGATTTCCGTGCTGGCAAAGATCGCGGCGCTGTTGCCCACGCAAACGCGCCGCTCCGACGAGAGCCAGAACTTCCAGCAATTCTCGACACCGATCCCGCTCGGCCTTGCCGCTCTGACGGCCGCAGCGATCACGCCTGATGACCGGGTTCTGGAACCATCTGCAGGCACCGGCCTTCTGGCGATCCTGGCGCAGACCATCGGCGGTTCGCTGATCCTCAATGAACTGGCCGAGATCCGCGCAGATCTTCTGTCCTCGCTCTTTCCGACCTTTGCTGTCACTCGGTTCGACGCCGCCCAGATCGACGATCATCTCGCCCCGGATGCAGTCCCGTCCGTGGTGCTGATGAATCCGCCATTTTCCGTCATGGCCAATGTCAGCGGCCGCGCCTCCGATGCAGCCTATCGCCATGTCGCCTCGGCACTGGCCCGTCTTGCCCCCGGTGGCCGGTTGGTGACGATTACCGGCGCTGGCTTTGGCCCCGAGGCGCCGGCATGGCGGGACGCGTTCATCCGTATGCAGGCCCGTGGCCGCGTGGTGTTCAGCGCGGCCGTAGATGGCGCGGTCTATGCAAGGCACGGCACCACGATCAACACGCGGCTGACCGTGATCGACAAACTGCCCGCCGACGATCCGGCGAGTTTTCCGGCCTCTCCGGGGATTGCGCCTGATGTTGCCACGCTGATCGGATGGATCGAGGCGCATGTTCCGCAGCGTATGCCGGTATCACTGCCGAAGATCGTGGTGCTAGGTTCAACCGCAGCGCCTAAGACCGTGCGAGGCTATCTCGCCCGCTCAGCCGCTACTCCCGCCAACGATCCCGAGGGCGTCGAACTTGCCTATGAGACCGTGGACTGGACGCCACCGGAAGGTGCTCGCCTGTCCGATGCGATTTATGAGGAATATGCGCTGCAATCACTGCGTATTCCCGGCGCACAGCCGCATCCGACCAAGCTGGTGCAATCCGCCGCCATGGCCTCGGTCGCTCCGCCCAAACCGTCCTACCGCCCCATGCTGCCCCCTGACATCTGCCAGCGCCTGTCGGACGCCCAGCTTGAGACGGTGATCTATGCAGGCGAAGCCCATGCCGAGCATCTCGTAGGCTCCTGGACCGTGGACGAGCATTTCGACAATGTCAGCGCTGCGCCTGAGGGTGCTGCAGGATCGATCCGCTTCCGCCGCGGCTTCATGCTCGGCGATGGAACCGGCGCAGGCAAGGGCCGCCAGTCGGCGGCCATCATTCTCGACAACTGGCTGCGCGGTCGTCGCAAGGCGATCTGGATCTCCAAATCCGACAAGCTTCTGGAAGATGCGCAGCGCGACTGGTCGGCGCTCGGCATGGAACGCCTGCTGGTCACGCCGCTGTCACGGTTCCCGCAAGGCAAGCCGATCACCCTGAGCGAAGGCGTCCTGTTTCTAACCTATGCTACGCTACGCTCCGACGACCGCGGAGAAAGGGTTTCGCGTGTCCGGCAGATCGTTGAATGGTTGGGGTCCGACTTCGATGGGGTCATCATTTTCGACGAAAGCCATTCCATGCAGAATGCCGGTGGCAGCAAGGGCGAGCGCGGCGATGTCGCCGCCTCGCAGCAGGGCAGGGCGGGATTGCGCCTTCAGCACGCGCTGCCCGATGCGCGCGTGGTCTATGTCTCGGCAACCGGGGCCACTACCGTCCACAATCTCGCCTATGCGCAGCGTCTCGGCCTCTGGGGCGGCGAAGACTTCCCCTTTGCGACCCGAGCCGAATTCGTCGAGGCAATCGAGGCCGGTGGCGTGGCAGCCATGGAAGTGCTGGCCCGTGATCTGCGATCCCTCGGCCTCTATACCGCCCGCTCACTCTCCTATGATGGTGTCGCATACGAACTGGTCGAGCATCAGCTCACCGACGAGCAGCGCCGGATTTACGATGCCTATGCGGGGGCTTTCGCCGTTATTCACAACAATCTCGACGCGGCGATGGAAGCCGCCAACATCACCGGCAGCGAAGGGACGCTGAACCGGCAGGCGAAGTCGGCGGCACGTTCGGCTTTCGAGAGCACCAAGCAGCGCTTCTTTGGCCATCTGCTGACCTCCATGAAAACCCCGACCCTGATCCGGTCCATCGATGCCGATCTGGAAGCGGGTCATGCTGCCGTCATCCAGATCGTCTCGACCGGCGAAGCCCTGATGGAACGGCGGCTTTCTGAGATCCCGACCGAGGAATGGAACGATATTTCCGTCGATGTTACGCCGAGGGAGTACGTAGGCTCGTATTTGCAGCATTCCTTCCCGGTGCAGCTCTATGAGCCCTTCTCCGATGGCGAGGGAAACCTGTCATCCCGTCCCGTTTTCCGCGATGGTCAGCCGGTTGAATGCCGCGAAGCTGTCGCCCGCCGCGATGAGCTGCTGGAGCAGCTTGGTTCGCTGCCACCTGTGCCGGGGGCGCTCGACCAGATCGTCCAGCGTTTCGGCACGGATATGGTGGCCGAGGTCACCGGGCGTTCGCGCCGGATCGTGCGCAAGGGCGAAGGGGCATCGGCACGTCTTGCGGTCGAGAACCGTGCGCCTTCTGCCAACCTTGCCGAGACGTCGGCCTTCATGGATGACCAGAAGCGCATCCTGGTCTTCTCGGATGCTGGCGGCACGGGGCGCAGCTATCACGCTGAACTTTCGGCGAAAAACCAGAGGCTGCGCGTCCATTACCTGCTGGAGCCGGGCTGGAAGGCCGATGCCGCCATTCAGGGGCTGGGCCGCACCAACCGGACCAATCAGGCGCAGCCGCCGTTGTTCCGGCCCATTGCCACGGATGTCAAAGCCGAAAAGCGCTTCCTCAGCACAATCGCCCGTCGCCTCGATACGCTGGGCGCTATCACGCGCGGTCAGCGCCAGACCGGCGGACAAGGGCTTTTCCGTCCCGAGGACAATCTGGAATCCGCCTATGCTCGCGATGCGCTGCGCCAGCTCTATCTGTTGATCGTGCGGGGCAAGGTCGAGGGTTGCTCGCTGGAGCGGTTTGAATCCGCCACCGGGCTGAAGTTGATGGACAGCAACGGTGTGAAGGACGACCTGCCGCCGATCACCACTTTCCTCAACCGCCTGCTAGCGCTGACCATCGAATTGCAGGGTATCCTGTTCTCGGCCTTCGAGCAGCTACTGCAGGCGCGGATCGACGGCGCGATTGCATCGGGCACCTATGATATGGGGCTGGAAACGCTGAAGGCCGAAAGCTTCATCGTCACCGACCGTCAGGTGATCCATACCCACCCGGGCACCGGCGCGGAAACCCGGCTGCTGACGCTGACCGAGCGCAAGCGCAATCAGCCGGTCACGCTCGATGCCGCCCTGGCGGAACTGGATGATCCATGCGCAAGATTGCTCATAAACGAGCGTTCAGGACGCGCTGCCGTCCAGATCCCGAACACCAGCGTTATGCTCGATGACGGGGAGATTGAACGACGCGTGCGGCTGATCCGGCCCATGGAGGCGATGAGCATTCCCGTGCGGGCGATGGGCGAGACCCATTGGATTGAGGCCGACCATACCGCCTTCACCGCAGCCTGGACGGCAGAACTGACAGAGGTGCCCGAGTTCACCGACAGCACCCTGCATATGGTGACTGGACTCCTGCTGCCGATCTGGAAACGCCTGCCGCAGGACTCTTCCCGTGTTTATCGGCTCCAGACTGACGAGGGCGAACGCATCATCGGTCGCCGCGTATCGCCGGCCTGGGCCGCCAATGCTTCGACCAGCGGCGTCACCAGCAGCCTGACACCGGATGCCGCCTATGCCGCACTGATCGAAGGCCGCACGATCCTCGACCTCACCGAGGGGATGCAACTGCGCCGTGCCCGGGTCATGGGTACCAACCGCATCGAGCTGACGGGCTTCACCGATGCAATGCGCGACCGGCTCCGGGCTTATGGTCTCTTCAGCGAGATCATCTCGTGGAAACTGCGCTTCTTCGTGCCGGTGGGCGCGAATGGCGCCGAGACCCTCGAAAAGCTGTTGGAGCGCTTCCCGGTCACGCGCATCGGTGAGCGGGAGGCCGCGTAG
- a CDS encoding sulfite exporter TauE/SafE family protein: MNSETLLLSIAFLITALVYAAVGQAGASGYIAIMGLAGFGPLAMKTTALSLNLLVAAIGTAMFLRAGRLSWRNVWPFAILGFPFSMLGGALHLPERIYFPLVGVVLILSALQMARTAVWGKSTGDEAAVTPPFMAALATGAVIGFISGTTGTGGGVFLAPIILTMNWGTARQTAATTAVYNLMNSFAALVGAYAVWDHIPSMLPAWLVAVAVGGTIGAYIGSRHLSDRWLRGILALLLLLSGVKLVW; encoded by the coding sequence TTGAACAGCGAAACACTTCTGCTCTCGATTGCCTTTCTGATCACCGCATTGGTCTATGCAGCGGTCGGGCAAGCCGGGGCTTCGGGCTACATCGCAATCATGGGATTGGCTGGCTTCGGCCCACTCGCCATGAAAACCACCGCACTATCCCTCAACCTTCTGGTGGCAGCTATCGGCACTGCCATGTTCCTGAGGGCCGGGAGGTTGTCATGGCGAAACGTCTGGCCCTTTGCCATTCTGGGCTTTCCATTTTCGATGCTGGGTGGCGCCCTTCACTTGCCCGAGCGCATCTATTTCCCGCTCGTCGGCGTGGTTCTGATCCTCTCGGCGCTTCAGATGGCCCGCACAGCGGTCTGGGGTAAAAGCACAGGAGATGAGGCAGCGGTCACGCCTCCCTTCATGGCTGCCCTCGCAACCGGGGCTGTTATCGGGTTCATCTCAGGGACGACGGGGACCGGCGGTGGAGTGTTCCTTGCGCCAATCATCCTGACGATGAACTGGGGCACCGCGCGGCAGACTGCCGCCACCACCGCCGTCTACAATCTCATGAATTCCTTTGCGGCACTGGTCGGGGCCTATGCCGTCTGGGATCACATCCCGTCAATGCTTCCGGCGTGGCTGGTTGCTGTCGCGGTCGGCGGCACCATCGGTGCCTATATCGGTAGCCGCCATCTCTCGGACCGCTGGTTGCGTGGGATACTGGCGCTCCTGCTGCTCTTGTCCGGCGTCAAGCTCGTCTGGTGA
- a CDS encoding DNA helicase: MRLSAPIYQLKRRAKLLARDENIPLHQAQARIAAEEGFTAWSLLAARVTADADVSALLPQLVDGDMLLIAARPGHGKTRLGLRLLLDAALDGRRSALFSLEYTEREAMERFRALADPLPDTIPEIITTDDICADYIIQHLRGAPSGSVALIDYLQILDQRRTKPPLSDQMKALQAFTRSTGVILAVIAQIDRSYASEAASVPGFTDLRLPNPIPANIFSKACFLNAGEVRLQGMN, encoded by the coding sequence ATGCGGCTATCCGCACCCATCTATCAGTTGAAACGCCGCGCCAAGCTGTTGGCGCGAGACGAGAATATTCCGTTGCATCAGGCACAGGCCCGTATTGCTGCAGAGGAAGGATTCACGGCATGGAGCCTGCTGGCCGCGCGTGTAACTGCAGATGCCGATGTCAGCGCATTACTTCCCCAGCTTGTGGATGGCGACATGCTCCTGATCGCCGCGCGGCCAGGACACGGCAAGACGCGTCTCGGCCTACGGCTTCTGCTTGATGCAGCCCTTGATGGGCGTCGAAGTGCATTGTTTTCGCTTGAATACACGGAGCGAGAGGCGATGGAGCGCTTCCGCGCGCTTGCCGACCCTCTGCCCGATACCATTCCGGAAATCATTACCACGGACGATATCTGCGCCGACTACATCATCCAGCATCTGCGGGGCGCACCGAGCGGCTCTGTAGCCTTGATAGATTATCTGCAAATTCTCGATCAAAGGAGAACAAAGCCTCCGCTTTCGGACCAGATGAAAGCGCTACAGGCATTCACCCGGAGCACTGGGGTCATTCTGGCCGTGATTGCGCAGATTGATCGCTCTTATGCGTCAGAAGCTGCATCGGTGCCGGGTTTCACCGACCTTCGCCTTCCCAACCCCATCCCTGCGAACATCTTCTCGAAAGCCTGCTTCTTGAACGCAGGAGAAGTTCGCTTGCAAGGCATGAATTGA
- a CDS encoding DUF2493 domain-containing protein has protein sequence MMKTTDTVGDEPVHTSSQTDHALTELQLYGWRPFQDEPDPRPLPEGNTVAAAVSDIFDALVATLADTRLEPDLGELLWGTVNLFHRANTRVERDLDDNEQAQRRMQREQDGSEVKSVELERLTAEGQTLIERRASMELFRDLAAEAFEHHTGSAWRPRSGSMVNHRNLTSAMIDSRDFLAAKRRAETEVLLPAGPRVAVTGGADFNDHRLIWAKLDQVHAKHADMVLLHGGSPKGAELIAARWADSRKVPQVAFKPDWTKHAKAAPFKRNDAMLDTLPIGVMVFPGTGIQENLADKARKLGIPVMKFDGGA, from the coding sequence ATGATGAAGACAACCGACACCGTAGGCGATGAGCCGGTCCACACTTCCTCCCAGACCGATCACGCCCTCACCGAACTCCAACTCTACGGCTGGCGTCCCTTCCAGGATGAACCTGATCCCCGTCCGCTGCCCGAGGGCAATACCGTTGCCGCCGCTGTCAGCGACATCTTCGACGCTCTGGTGGCGACGCTCGCTGACACCCGCCTCGAGCCCGATCTCGGAGAGCTGCTCTGGGGAACCGTCAATCTCTTCCACCGCGCCAATACCCGGGTCGAACGTGATCTCGATGACAACGAGCAGGCGCAGCGGCGCATGCAGCGCGAACAGGACGGCAGCGAGGTCAAGAGCGTCGAACTCGAGCGCCTCACCGCAGAGGGGCAGACCCTGATCGAACGGCGCGCCAGCATGGAACTCTTCCGTGATCTCGCCGCAGAGGCGTTCGAGCACCACACCGGCAGCGCCTGGCGGCCCCGCAGCGGCTCGATGGTCAACCATCGCAACCTCACCTCGGCGATGATCGACAGCCGCGACTTCCTTGCCGCGAAACGCCGGGCCGAGACCGAGGTGCTGCTGCCCGCCGGTCCCAGGGTCGCCGTCACGGGCGGCGCGGACTTCAACGACCATCGCTTGATCTGGGCGAAGCTCGATCAGGTCCATGCAAAGCACGCGGACATGGTACTGCTGCACGGCGGCTCGCCGAAGGGTGCCGAGCTGATCGCCGCCCGTTGGGCAGACAGCCGCAAGGTGCCACAGGTCGCCTTCAAGCCCGACTGGACGAAACACGCCAAGGCCGCGCCCTTCAAGCGCAACGATGCCATGCTAGACACCCTGCCCATCGGTGTCATGGTCTTCCCAGGCACGGGCATTCAGGAGAATCTTGCAGACAAGGCCCGCAAACTCGGCATCCCTGTCATGAAGTTCGACGGCGGCGCGTAA
- the ihfB gene encoding integration host factor subunit beta, translating to MIRSELIRLIASENPHLTAQQSERLVGCIFETIIDAMAHGNRVELRGFGVFSVRKREARLGRNPRNGVTVPVRNKTVPFFTAGKQIRDRLNGR from the coding sequence ATGATCCGTTCAGAGTTGATCAGGCTTATTGCCAGCGAGAACCCGCATTTGACGGCACAACAGTCCGAGCGGCTGGTTGGCTGTATCTTCGAGACGATCATTGATGCCATGGCGCATGGCAATCGGGTGGAACTGCGTGGCTTCGGGGTGTTTTCTGTCCGGAAGCGGGAAGCCCGGCTCGGGCGCAACCCGCGTAATGGGGTAACTGTTCCGGTTCGAAACAAGACTGTCCCGTTCTTCACGGCGGGCAAGCAGATCCGCGATCGCCTCAACGGTCGCTGA
- a CDS encoding DUF7146 domain-containing protein, with the protein MAHLNASELAIRLGREAEAVCRHYLSSGHRAGRYWLVGDVQNTPGRSMFVRLTGPETGKGAAGKWTDMADGSHGDLLDVIREALGLVEFRDVAEEARRFLALPHPEPEKARSSAGSISSRQPGSPDASRRLFAMSRPIQGTLAETYLRGRGITSLVGAAALRYHPRCYYRPDEHAPREIRPALIAAVTDLNGLQTGAHRTWLAPDGSGKATVEAPRRAMGDLLGHGVRFGTAGEVLAAGEGIETVLSPRQVLPEMPMLAALSAAHLAAILFPPALRRLYVIRDRDPAGDGARDSLVARAADHGIEVVSLTPLEGDFNDDLRLHGLDALRAALKDQLHPDDLRRFLVG; encoded by the coding sequence GTGGCGCATCTCAACGCATCGGAACTGGCGATCCGCCTTGGCCGTGAGGCTGAGGCGGTCTGCCGCCACTACCTGTCGTCCGGTCACCGCGCCGGACGATACTGGCTGGTCGGCGATGTGCAGAACACGCCTGGACGCTCAATGTTTGTTCGCCTCACCGGCCCGGAAACCGGCAAGGGTGCCGCAGGAAAATGGACCGACATGGCGGATGGATCGCATGGCGATCTGCTCGACGTCATCCGGGAGGCGCTCGGCCTTGTCGAGTTCAGGGATGTGGCTGAGGAGGCACGCCGGTTCCTCGCCCTTCCGCATCCTGAACCGGAGAAGGCCAGATCCTCGGCTGGCAGCATATCCAGCAGGCAGCCTGGCTCGCCTGACGCGTCGCGTCGCCTGTTCGCCATGTCCCGACCGATCCAAGGCACCCTCGCGGAGACTTACCTGCGTGGGCGCGGGATCACTTCTCTCGTAGGGGCGGCCGCGCTGCGTTACCATCCCAGGTGCTATTATCGGCCTGATGAGCATGCGCCCCGGGAAATCAGGCCGGCGTTGATAGCAGCCGTCACCGATCTCAACGGCCTCCAGACCGGCGCGCATCGCACCTGGCTCGCTCCGGACGGTTCCGGCAAGGCGACAGTCGAGGCCCCGCGACGGGCGATGGGCGACCTTCTCGGCCACGGGGTCCGCTTCGGCACTGCCGGTGAGGTGCTCGCCGCGGGCGAGGGGATCGAGACCGTGTTGTCGCCCCGTCAGGTTCTGCCAGAAATGCCGATGTTGGCGGCGCTCTCTGCCGCGCATCTCGCGGCAATCCTGTTCCCGCCTGCGCTGCGTCGGCTCTATGTCATCCGGGATCGCGACCCCGCCGGGGATGGCGCACGAGACAGCCTGGTTGCCAGAGCAGCCGATCACGGGATCGAGGTGGTATCGCTTACGCCACTCGAGGGCGATTTCAACGATGATCTGCGGTTGCATGGCCTCGATGCCCTCAGGGCGGCGCTGAAGGATCAGCTTCATCCCGACGACCTGCGCCGCTTTCTGGTGGGGTGA